Part of the Solwaraspora sp. WMMA2065 genome is shown below.
GCGAGGTCGACGCGGCGTCCGTTTGCCCCGTGTCACTGGCGGGGTACCGCTACGGTGATCTTCCGAAGCTTCGGGAAGGAGAGCCGTGTCGGATCCGAATCCGGCCGCGCCACCGGTCAAGGCGCGGCCGAGCACCGTCACCATTTCGAGTTACCTGCTGTTCCTGATCGCCGCGCTGCAGGTCGTCGGCCTGATCGTCGCGCTGTCGGTGATGGGCACGATGCAACAGGTCTACGAGGACGCCTACGCCGGCACCGACATGGAGGCCATCAGCAGCCTCACGACGATCTCCCTGATCGCCGGCGCGATCTTCGGCCTGCTGATCGCCGCCGGCCTGGTGGTGCTGGCTCTGCTCAACAACCGGGGCAAGAACCCGTCTCGGATTGTCACCTGGGTGCTCGGTGGCATCTTCCTCTGCTGCTCCGGGGGCGGGCTCGCGCTCGGCGCGGCCGGCAGCGCGTTGCCCACCGGCCCGACCAGCACCGACCCGAACATGCCGGACCCGGCGCAGGTGCAACGGGATCTGGAGGCCGCGCTGCCCGGCTGGTATGAGCCGGCCAACCTGTTGCTCGGCGTCGTGACCGTGCTGGCGCTGCTGACCGCGCTGATTCTGCTGGCGCTGCCGCCGTCGAACGACTTCTTCCGTAAGCCCGCCGTCGCCTGGGAGCCGCCGGTGCCGGGCGGCGGGTACGGCGTGCCGCCGATGCCGGGCGGCGCCTACCCGAGCTACCCCGCCGCTCCCGGCACACCACCGGCCGCCGGCCCGCCGCCGGCCACCCCGCCCGGCCCGCCGCCGGCACCAGGTGCGCCGCCAGCTGCCGGACCGTCGGAGAATCCGCCGGGCAACCCCCCGCCGCCGACCAGCTGATGATCGGTCGATCACGGGTCGGTCCGCCCGGGGCGGACCGACCCGCCGGTACGGGGAGACCCGGTCCTCGTAGGAGGTGACGACGTGGGGGACAAGCCTGCCCTGCGTACCGCACTGGTCACCGGGGCCACTGCCGGCCTCGGTGCCAGCTTCGCCCGTCGGCTCGCCGGCGACGGGTACCGGCTGGTGCTGGTCGCCCGTGACCGGCAGCGGCTCACCACGCTTGCTGACGACCTGGCCGACCGGCACGGCGTGACCGTCGAGGTGCTCGACGCCGACCTGGCTACTGACGGTGGAGTGACCGTCGTGGCCGACCGGCTGCGGTCCGTCGACGCACCGGTCGACCTGCTGGTCAACAACGCGGGCATCGGTCTGAACCGGTCGTTCCGGCGCACCGACGAGGCGGACGAGCTGCGGCTGCTGCGGCTCAATGTGGAGGCGGTGCTGCGGTTGACGCATGCCGTCCTGCCCGGCATGGTGCAACGCCGACAGGGCAGAGTGATTAATGTCTCGTCGGTGGCGGGCTTTGGTCCGTTAGCAGCTGGTTCGACCTATTCGGCGAGCAAGGCCTGGGTGACGAACTTCAGTGAGTCGATCGACATGTCGGTCCGCCACCTCGGGGTGCGGGTGATGGCGTTGTGCCCGGGCTACGTCCGCACCGAGTTCCACGAACGCGCCGGTATCCGGACCTCCGGCTCGCCGACCTGGCTGTGGCTGCGGGCCGACGACGTGGTCGCCGATGGTCTGCGGGACCTGGCCAGGGGGCGGGCGGTGAGCGTCCCCGACTGGCGCTACAAGACGCTCGCCACTGTGGTGCGTCACGCTCCGCATGGGCTGCTCCGGTTGGCCGCCGGCCGGCCGAAGGGTCGCGAGTGAGCCGGAGAGCGTACCAGCGTGCCCGTCGAAACGCTTCCTGCTGCCGCGACCTGGAGTTTTGTGGTGTATGGGCAGCTAGCGACGTGGATGGCGTTATCGGCGAGTTGCCGGGCCGGCGGATGGGGGCCCAGTGACGGGCAGTACTCTTTGTGACATGGGCGACCACGACGACCTGCGCAAATTCATCACTGATCTGGCCGTGGTGCACGGCAGGGTGGTGCTGTCGTCAGGTCGCGAGGCTGACTGGTACGTCGACCTGCGGCGGGTGACGCTGCACCACGCCGCCGCACCGCTGGTGGGACGGGTGCTGCTCGATCTCACTGCGGACTGGGAGTACGAGGCGGTTGGCGGCCTGACGTTGGGAGCGGACCCGGTGGCTCTGTCCATGTTGCACGCCGCTGCGGCGGAGCAACGGCGACTGGACGCCTTCGTGGTGCGCAAGGCCGACAAGACGCACGGACTCCAGCGACGGATCGAAGGGCCGGACGTGGCCGGCCGGCGGGTGCTGGCAGTGGAGGACACCTCGACGACCGGTGGGAGCGTACTGACCGCAGTCGAGGCGCTACAGAAGGCAGGAGCTGAGGTGGTCGGCGTGGCGGTGATCGTCGATCGTGGGGCCGGTGACGCGGTTCGGGCAGCCGGACTGGCCTATCGGGCCGCCTATACGTTGGCTGACCTCGGCCTTCCGGCCTAAAAGTTTGCCGATTCGGATCTGCTGATATGCAGGCGGATCGATGCTGTTTGGTGGAAGGATGGGTTTCGTGGGAACTGCGTTGGCTGAAATGACCATGCCTCAAATCTCGCCGCTTGCCGGCGAGCCGATCGAACGCGCGGACGCGGAGCGACTCGCTGGAGTCCTCAAGGCGCTCGCCGACCCGGCCCGACTCAGGCTGCTCAGCCTGATCCAGTCGGCACCGGAAGGCGAGGCCTGCGTCTGCGACCTCACTGCTCCGCTGGGGCTCTCCCAGCCGACGGTGAGCCACCACCTGCGTATCCTCACCGAGGCCGGCTTGCTGGAGCGGGAGAAGCGCGGAGTGTGGGCTTACTACCGGCTGGTGCCGACCGCGATCGCCACGATCGCGGATCTGCTGACCCCGCCGCGTAAGCGCGCCACCAAGAAGGCACGCTGACCTGACGGCACCTTGCCTGGTCGACTCGCGGAGGCGGAGCCGCCAGGCAAGGTGCCCAAGGTTTACGGAGGTCGCCGCGTGACGTACGTCGCTGGCGATCTGCGGGACCAGCTCGCCCACGTCGGGTCCGACGTGGTGCGTGCCGGTCTCGTCGTGGGCTCCGGTGGCAACCTGTCCGCCCGCCTGCCGGGCGGCGATGAATGCTGGGTAACCGCGTCCGGCACCTGGCTGGACCGGCTCGGCCCGGCATCGTTCGCCCGGGTGCGGATCGCGGACGGCTGCACCCTGCCCGACGAACCGCAGGTCCGGCCGACCAGTGAGCTGGCGCTGCATCTGGCGGTCTACCGTGCCCGCCCCGACGTCCGCGCCATCGTGCACCTGCACCCGCAGAGCATGCTGCTGCTGGACGCGCTCGGCGTACCGATCCGGCTGGTCACCACCGACCACGCCTTCTACCTGCGGCGCGTCGTCACCGTGCCGTTCGCGCCGCCCGGCGGACAGCGTCTCGCCCGAGCCGCCGCCGACGCGGCCGCCGACGGCACCAACTGCCTGATCCTGTCCCGGCACGGCTGCTCCGTACTGGCCGGATCGGTGGAGCTCGCCCACAAACGGGCGGTCAACCTGGAAGAGGCCGCCCGGCTCACCTACCGGGCACTGGCCGTCGGTCGGCTCGACGACCTGACGCCGCTGCCGGCCGACTACCTGGACCAGTTGCCGGACGCGGAGCACGGCACCGTCTGAACCCCTGGCACGGCATCGGCCACACCCGGCCGGCCGGGCTCAGTGGTGGGTCGGCAGCTGCGGCGACTCCTCCTGGGTGACATCGACCGCCGCGCGGCGCAGCCGACGCTGCTCCAGAACCACCATCGCGGTGACGATGGCGACCCCCAGCACCAGCAGCAACACCACCGACAGCACGTTGCCGCCAGGGGCGAGCAGCCCGCGCTCCTCGGTCTGCCACGGCCACAGCGCCCGCAAGCTGCCGACAATCACTCCGGTCATCACCGCCAGGGTCACCCGCCGGTGGTGCTCCAACAGGTACTGCAGCAGCTTTACGAACAGCGTCAACCCGACGAGCATGCCGACGGCAAAGACCGCCAGGTAGCCGAAGTCCCGGTCGTTGACCGCCTCGATGGTCGGCTCGTAGAGCCCGACGGTCAGCAGCAGGAACGACCCGGACACGCCCGGCAGCACCAGCGCGCAGACCGCGACCGCCGCAGCCAGCAGCACCACCACCGGGTTCGGGTCGATGCTGGCCGATGGCAGACCGGTCAGCACGAACGCCGCGACCCCGGCGGCGACCACCGCGAACACGTCCCGGCCGCGCCACGGCCGGCCGATCATCGAAACCGGCACCAGCACCGAGGCCAGCACCAGGCCGAAGAACAACCCTCGGGTCTGCTCTGGGTGCTCCTCCAGCATCGGCTCCAGCAGCCGGGCGGCGATCAGCAGACCGGGCAGCATGCCCAGCGCCAGCGGGATGATCACTCCCCAGTGCACCTGCCGGAACTGCTCCCGGCTGCGTGCCCAGCCCTGCTTGCGGGGCACGTCGGTGACCGCGTACCGGACCGCGCTGATCAGGTGCCCGGCCGAGGCGATGAGCCGCTCGTACACGCCGGTGACCAGGGCGATGGTCCCACCGCTGACTCCCGGGACGGCCTCTGCCACCCCGATCGCCGCCCCCCGGAACACATGGCCGACACGTTCGCGCACTGACATTTGCAGAACCATACCGGGCCAGTGTTCACAGTCGGGGGTCGACCGGTTCGGACTCGCAGGCGAGCACCGCGAAGACCAGCTCGTGTCGGCGCCACAGCGGTGCGCCGGCGGCCAGCAGATCCAGCGCGGCCAGACCGAGACCGTGTTCGCGCAGCGCCATCGACCGCTTGCGGCCCAACGATCGACGGCGCAGCGCGGCCAGCCGCTCCGGTTCGGTGTACTCCGGGCCGTAGATGATCCGCAGATACTCCCGGCCCCGGCACTTGACGCCAGGCTGCAGCAGCCGGCCGGTGCCGCTGCGGGCGGCCAGTCCGGCGTACGGCTTGACCACCATGCCCTCACCGCCGGCCGCCGTCAGCTCCGACCACCAGTCGGTGGCGTCGGCCACCGCCGCGTCGTCGGCCAGGTCGACCACCCGCCGTCGGGTGGTGGTGAACAGCTGTGGATCGGCCGCCACCAGCGCGTCCGCGCACTCCAGGTGCCAGCCGTGGTCCCGGCCGGCGGGCGAGTGGCCGCTGCGGCCAGCACCGCGAACGGCGCCAACGTCACCGCGTCCGGGTCACCGACGTAGGCCCGGTAGGCGTCGGCGTACCGGTCGACGTCAACGGCCCGCCGGGCCAACCGGGCACGCAGTTGCCCGACCGGCAGGCCCCGACCGGCGGCGGCGTCGAGTACGTCCAACGCAGCGGGCAGCGCGGCCCGGCCGGCGGCGGCGACGCTGGCGTACTGGTCGCGGATCAGCCCGAGCGCCTTCGCCGACCAGGGCAGCAGCTCGCAGTCGAGCAGCAGCCAACCGGCCGGCCCGGCACCGGTGGCCAGCCGTTGCCACAGCCCGGCGGCCTCGGCCGCAGTCCGGATCCGGGACAGCAACGCGTCGGTCCGCTCACCTGAGGTGAAGAACGGCCGCCCGGTCCGGGTGTGCACCACCCCGCCGCCGTGGCCGAACAGCGGGTCGCCCGCCGGGTCGCGGCAGACCAGCACCACCGCCCGGGATCCCATGTGCTTCTCCTGGCAGACCACCCGGTCGACACCGGCGGCCCGGTAGTCGGCGAACGCCTCCGCCGGATGCTCCAGGAACCCGTCCCGGGTCGACGTCGAGCAGGGAGCCATGGTCGGCGGTAGCCAGACCAGCCACCGGGGATCCACCGCGAAACGACTCATCACCTCCAACGCGGCGGCCGCGTTCTCCGCCGGGACCGTCGTGGTCCCGTAGCCGTAGTCGATGTGCCGGCGGCCGGTGACGTCACGCAGGTCCAGCACGTCGTCGGGGCGGTCCGTCCCAGGTCCGGTGCCGTCGGCGGCACCCGGCTCGGCCGTCAGCGGCCGCATCGGCGGGTAGTACTCGCGGTCGGCCGGCACCGAGACGAGATCCCGCGACGGGTAGCGCAGCGCGGTCAGCCGGCCACCGAAGACGCAACCGGTGTCGATGCAGATGGTGTTGTTCACCCAGTCGGGGCGGGTAGTCGGGGTGTGCCCGTAGACCACGGTGGCGGCACCCCGGTAGTCGCGGGCCCACGGGTAGCGCACCGGCAGGCCGTACTCGTCGGTCTCACCGGTGGTCTCCCCGTACAGCGCGAAGCCGCGCACCCGGCCGGAAGCCCGGCCCTGGTATTCGGCCTTGAGCCCGGCGTGCGCCACCACCAGCGCACCGCCGTCGAGCCGGTAGTGGCTGACCAGGCCGTCGATGAACTTGACGACCTCGTCGGTGAACCCGGCCGGTTCGGCGGCCAGCTGCTCCAGGGTCTCGGCCAGCCCGTGCGACACGGTCACCTTGCGGCCCCGCAGCTTGCGCAGCAGCTTCTGCTCGTGGTTGCCGGGCACGCAGAGCGCGGTGCCGGCCCGCACCATCCCCATCACCAGGCGCAGCACGCCGGGCGAGTCCGGGCCGCGGTCGACCAGGTCACCGACGAAGACCGCGGTACGCCCCTGCGGGTGCCGGGCGTCGATCGGTCGGCCGGCGTCGTCGCGGTCGAGCGCCCAACCCAGCTTCGTCAGCAGCGCCTCCAGTTCGGCGCGGCAGCCGTGCACGTCACCGATGATGTCGAACGGCCCGGTCAGCTCCCGCCGGTCGTTGTACAGCCGGGTCAGCCGGATCTCGGCGGCGTCGATCTCGTCGGTGCCGCGCAGCACGAACACGTGCCGGAAGCCTTCCCGGGCCAGCCGGCCGACCGAGCGGCGCAGATCACGCTGCATCCGGGTGATCACGTGTCGGCCGAAGGCGCGGTCGACCCGGCCCTGGGTCCGTTCCCAGCAGAGCTGCTCGGGCACGTCGAGCACCACCGCGACCGGCAGTACGTCGTGTTCCCGGGCGACGGCGACGAGCCCGGCCCGGGCATGTTCCTGCAGGTTGGTGGCGTCGACCACAGTGAGCCGGCCAGCCCGCAGCCGCTTGCCGGCGACGTAGTGCAGCGCGTCGAAGGCGTCCGCCGACGCCGACTGGTCGTTCTCGTCGTCGGCGACCATTGCCCGGAAGGTGTCCGAGGAGAGCACCTGGGTGGCGGCGAAGTGCCGGCGGGCGAAGGTCGACTTGCCGGAGCCGGAGACACCGACCAGGGCGATCAGGGCGAGTTCGGGGATCTCCAGTACGGTCACCGGGCACCCCCGGCGCCCGCGCCGTTCGGGCCGGTGCTGTCCGGGCCGGCGTCGTCGCGGGTGAAGACCGCCAGTTGGGTCGGCGGCCCCACGTCCGGATCGACCTGGCCGACCGGCCGGAACCCGACCCGGTAGCCGTACGCCGCGGCGACCCGGCCGGCCCAGTCGGCGAACTCGGCGCGGGTCCACTCGAACCGGTGGTCCGGGTGCCGCAGCGCGCCCGCGGCGAGGCCTTCGTAGCGCACGTTGTACTCCACGTTCGGGGTGGTCACCAGCACGGTTGCGGGGCGGGCGTGGCCGAAGACCGCTTCGGCCAGCGCCGGCAGCCGGGGCGGGTCGAGGTGCTCGACGACTTCCATCAGTACGGCGGCGTCGTAGCCGCGCAGCCGGTCGTCGCGGTAGGTCAGCGCCGACTGCCACAGCCGTACCCGCTGCTGCTGGCGCGCCGGGAGCCGGTCCAGTCGCAGCCGCCGGGCGGCCAGCTCCAGCGCCCGGGCCGACACGTCGGTGCCGACGATCTCGGTGAACCGGGGCTGGGCGAGCAGTTCGGTCAGCAGTGCACCGCCGCCGCAGCCCAGGTCGAGCACCCGGGTGGCACCGGCCTCGGCCAGCGCGGTGAGCACGGCGGCCCGGCGGGTCGCTGCCAGCGGTCGCGGCCGGACCGCCGCCGGCAGCCCCGCGTCCTCGTCGGCACCCGGGTCGGCGTCGGCACCCGGGCCGGCGTCGGCCAGCCGCAGCTCGGCGGCCCGCGCCTCGGCGAGCCGGTCCTCGGCGCGTCGGGCGAGCACCCGGCGGTGGGCCAGGTAGCGCCGGGTGATCAACCGGCGTTCCGGGTGGCCGGCCAGCCAGCCCTCGCCGGCCCGGATCAGCTTGTCCAACTCGTCCGGGGCGATCCAGTAGTGCTTGGCGTCGTCCAGCACCGGCAGCAGCACATACAGGTGGTTGAGCGCGTCGGCGACCCGCAGCGTGCCGGTCAGGGTGAGGTCGACGTAGCGGCTGTCCCCCCACTGCGGGTAGCGCTCGTCCAGTGGGATGGGCCGGGCAGTCACCGTCCAGCCGAGCGGGCTGAACAGGCGCTCGGCGAGGGCGGCGCCGCCCCGGCAGCGCAGCACCGGCACCCGGATGGTCAACGGCAGGGCGGTGCCGGGCAGCTCGGGGCGGTCCCGGCTCTCACCGCGCAGCGCGGACCGGAACACCTTGGCGAGGGCGGCGGCGAGCAGGCTGGACGCGGCGTACGGCCGGTCGTTGACGTACTGGCCGAGGGTGAAGCTCTCCGGCATCGCGGCCGTGCGCCGGCCACGGCGCGGGCCGCCGGCGGCGAGCCGCGCCGGGTCGACGTCGAGCAGCAGCGCGGCGGTGCAGCGCTGCTCGGTGGCCTCCGGGTAGAACACGTGCGCCGTGCCGGTGGGTACGTCGAACGACTGCATCCGGTCCGGATGTTTGACCAGCAGGTAGCCGAGGTCGGTGGCGGGCCGGTGGGTCGTCGTCACGGTCATCAGCACCCGGGTGATGGTGCCAGCCGGCCGCCACCGGTCGACACCGGTCGACACCGGTTATCGCTGATGCGCGGTTTCCGTCTTATCGCGGATGCGTGGCGGCCGCTCCGACGCGGTCAACGGTCAGCGGTAGCCGTCGTCATCATCGAGGTCGACGATGCGGGACTGCTCGACCGCGTCCCAGTCGTCGACCTCCAGACCGCGGTGCACCTCGGGCTGCTGCTCGACCGGGTTGGCCACGACCGACTGCTCGACCGCGTCGTCGGCGGGCGCCTCCGGGTCACGTTCCTCGGGAGCGAGGTGGTCCCCTGGGGCGATGTCCTCGTCCGGGTAGGTCATGTCTCGCCTCCGTTCGTTCGTCCGTACCGGTGCTCCCACCACGGTACGGGTCAACCGGGGTGCCCGCCGACCACCGTCCAAGATAAGAGGCTTGTCCGTTTTTGTGGCGCAGTGGTTTACTCCGGGTGGCAGGATGGCAGTATGGGATTCCTGATCAGGCTCGCGGTCAACGCGGTCGCCCTGTGGATAACCACGCTGATCGTGCCCGGCATCGACGTCACCGGTGACACCGCGACCAACAACGCGCTGACCCTGGTCATCGTGGCGCTGATCTTCGGACTGGTCAACGCGGTCCTCAAACCGGTCATCAAGGTCGTCGGCTGTGTCTTCTACCTCCTCACCCTCGGCCTGTTCGCACTGGTCGTCAACGCCCTGCTCTTCCTGCTGACCGACTGGCTGGCGCAACAACTGGACCTGCCGTTCGCCATCGACGGGTTCTGGCCGGCATTCTGGGGAGCGATCGTCATGGCCGTCGTCGGCTGGCTGATCAGCCTGGTCATCCCCGACAAGTACGACCGCCGCTGACCGTGCCCACAGACAGGGCCGATGTCGCAGGCCCACAGACAGGGCCGATGTCGCCGGGGCAGTGCCGCTGCGGGATACTGCCTAGCGGAGGACAGCGCGGTCCAGCGCAGTGAGCTGAGCATGGAATCCGGCCCGTCGACGGGCCGAACCGGTACAAAGGAGCGTTCGAGATGCCCATCGCCTCTCCCGAGGTCTACGCCGAGATGCTTGACCGCGCCAAGGCCGGCGCGTTCGCGTACCCCGCCATCAACGTCACGTCCTCGCAGACCCTCAACGCCGCGCTGCAGGGCTTCGCCGAGGCGGAGAGCGACGGCATCATCCAGGTCTCCACCGGTGGTGCCGAGTACCTGTCCGGCCCGACCATCAAGGACATGGTCAGCGGCTCGCTGGCCTTCGCCGCCTTCGCCGAGGAGGTGGCCAAGAAGTACCCGGTCAACATTGCGCTGCACACCGACCACTGCCCGAAGGGCAAGCTCGACGGCTTCGTCCGCCCGCTGCTGGCCGCCTCCAAGGAGCGGGTCGCCGCCGGTGGCGCGCCGCTGTTCCAGTCGCACATGTGGGACGGCTCCGCCGTACCGCTGAAGGAGAACCTGGAGATCGCCACCGAGCTGCTGGCCGAGGCCGCCGCCGCCAAGGTCGTGCTGGAGATCGAGGTCGGCGTCGTCGGCGGCGAGGAGGACGGCGTCGTCGGTGCCATCGACGAGAAGCTGTACACCACCGTCGAGGACGGGCTGGCCATGGTCGAGGCGCTCGGTCTCGGCGAGAAGGGCCGCTACATGGCGGCGCTCACCTTCGGCAACGTGCACGGCGTCTACAAGCCGGGCAACGTCAAGCTGCGGCCGGAGATCCTCAAGGAGATCCAGGACGCGGTCGGCGCCAAGTACGGCAAGGAGAAGCCGCTCAGCCTGGTCTTCCACGGCGGCTCCGGCTCGCTGCTGGAGGAGATCCGGGCCGCGCTGGACTACGGCGTGGTGAAGATGAACATCGACACCGACACCCAGTACGCCTTCACCCGCCCGGTCGTCACCCACATGTTCACCAAGTACGACGGGGTGCTGAAGATCGACGGCGAGGTCGGCGACAAGAAGTCGTACGACCCCCGGGCCTGGGGCAAGGCGGCCGAGGCCGGGATGGCCAAGCGGGTCGTCGACGCCTGCGAGCACCTGCGCTCCACCGGCACCACGCTGGCCAAGTAACACCCACCGAACCACTCGCCGCGCGGCCGGTCCCGTACCCCGGGGCCGGCCGCGCGTCGCCGTCGTACGAACCACACCGGTAGGATCTACCGATTCAGAGTGGTCCGCTGCGGAGGTCGGTCGTGCTCGGCATCGATGGGTACGAGCCACAGTGGTGCCACGACGCCGCGACGCTCGCCGCCGCCCACCGGGCCCGGTTCTCCCGCATCATCGGACGCCCACTGGTCGACACCTGGCTGATGTGGGACCTCGACCTGGATACCTGGTACGCAAACGGCCCGGTCATCCTCGGCTTCGGTGACGTCAACGTCGAGGTCACCCACCGCAAGTTCGACGAATGCGCGATCACCTGGAACCAGGTCGACATGTCCATGCCGCTGGACCTGCCCGGCCTGCGGCTGGACTGGCACAGCGACCGGCATCCGGCGCCTCTGCCGGCCCGGGGCCGACCGCTGCGGGCGGTCAACGTGATCGAGCGGATCATGCCGTCGCACTGGCGTCCGCACGTGCTGCACGCCGTCGAGTTCCTTTTCGACGGGGCCCGGTTGGCCGTACAGAACGCCCTCGACGAGAACGGCCTGTCCGCCGAGCCCGACGTCGAGCTGCCGATCGTCGCCTGGCGCCGCCGCCCCGTCGCCTGAGCCCACCGATGCTTGGCCCGACCCCGCCGACGGGCTTGACCCGGACCTTGGGGCCGACCACAGCATGACCCTTGCCGGTCGACCACGGCCGGCACGAGGAGGGGCACGATGCGGCTGCTCACCATCGGCGCGTTCGCCCGCGCCGCCGGACTGACGGTCAAGGCGTTGCGGATCTACGCCGACACGGGGCTGCTCCGGCCGGCGGCCGTCGACCCGGAGTCCGGCTACCGCTACTACCGGCCGGAGCAGCTGGAGCTGGCCCGGTTAATGGCCCGGCTGCGGCGTGGCGGGATGCCGCTGCGCCGCGTTCGGCAGGTCTGCGCGCACTGGCCGGACGACCCGGTGGCCGTCGCCGGGGAGATCGCCCGCTGGTGGTCGGCCACCCAGGCCGAGACGGCGGCCAGGGAACAACTCGTGACCAGCCTCGTCGCGGAACTCCAGACGAGGAGAACGACAATGACCGACCGACCGGCAGGCTTCGGCCTGCGTAGCGCCGTCCGTACCGACATCGGCCGGGTGCGGACCAGCAACGAGGACCGGGCGTACGCCGGACGCCGACTGCTCGCGGTCGCCGACGGTGCCGCCGGCCCGGGTGGGGCGCAGGCCAGCAGCGCGGTGATCAAGGCGCTCGCGCAGCTCGACACCGGACCGTCGGATGCGCCGGGCACGGTCCTGGCGGATGCGCCGGGCACGGCCCTGGCGGACGCGTACCGCGCCGCCGACGACGCGATCCGCCAGGTGGGTGCCGGCACGGGTGCGTCGCCGGTCAGTACGGTGACCGCGTTGCTGCAGGTCGGCGACCGGTTCGAGCTGGTGCACGTCGGCGACACCCGGGCGTACCGGTGGCGGGGCGGCGCACTGACCCGGCTCACCCGCGACGACAGCTACGTGCAGGCGCTGGTGGACGCCGGCCGGCTCGACCCGGCGCTGGCGCTGGCACACCGGCGGCGGGCGCTGCTCACCCAGGCGCTGGACGGCACCGGGACGGCGAAACCGGCGTACGCGGCGCATCGGATCGTCGCGTACGACCGGTATCTGCT
Proteins encoded:
- a CDS encoding SDR family oxidoreductase; the protein is MGDKPALRTALVTGATAGLGASFARRLAGDGYRLVLVARDRQRLTTLADDLADRHGVTVEVLDADLATDGGVTVVADRLRSVDAPVDLLVNNAGIGLNRSFRRTDEADELRLLRLNVEAVLRLTHAVLPGMVQRRQGRVINVSSVAGFGPLAAGSTYSASKAWVTNFSESIDMSVRHLGVRVMALCPGYVRTEFHERAGIRTSGSPTWLWLRADDVVADGLRDLARGRAVSVPDWRYKTLATVVRHAPHGLLRLAAGRPKGRE
- the pyrE gene encoding orotate phosphoribosyltransferase, yielding MGDHDDLRKFITDLAVVHGRVVLSSGREADWYVDLRRVTLHHAAAPLVGRVLLDLTADWEYEAVGGLTLGADPVALSMLHAAAAEQRRLDAFVVRKADKTHGLQRRIEGPDVAGRRVLAVEDTSTTGGSVLTAVEALQKAGAEVVGVAVIVDRGAGDAVRAAGLAYRAAYTLADLGLPA
- a CDS encoding metalloregulator ArsR/SmtB family transcription factor yields the protein MGFVGTALAEMTMPQISPLAGEPIERADAERLAGVLKALADPARLRLLSLIQSAPEGEACVCDLTAPLGLSQPTVSHHLRILTEAGLLEREKRGVWAYYRLVPTAIATIADLLTPPRKRATKKAR
- a CDS encoding class II aldolase/adducin family protein, which produces MTYVAGDLRDQLAHVGSDVVRAGLVVGSGGNLSARLPGGDECWVTASGTWLDRLGPASFARVRIADGCTLPDEPQVRPTSELALHLAVYRARPDVRAIVHLHPQSMLLLDALGVPIRLVTTDHAFYLRRVVTVPFAPPGGQRLARAAADAAADGTNCLILSRHGCSVLAGSVELAHKRAVNLEEAARLTYRALAVGRLDDLTPLPADYLDQLPDAEHGTV
- a CDS encoding DUF368 domain-containing protein; amino-acid sequence: MSVRERVGHVFRGAAIGVAEAVPGVSGGTIALVTGVYERLIASAGHLISAVRYAVTDVPRKQGWARSREQFRQVHWGVIIPLALGMLPGLLIAARLLEPMLEEHPEQTRGLFFGLVLASVLVPVSMIGRPWRGRDVFAVVAAGVAAFVLTGLPSASIDPNPVVVLLAAAVAVCALVLPGVSGSFLLLTVGLYEPTIEAVNDRDFGYLAVFAVGMLVGLTLFVKLLQYLLEHHRRVTLAVMTGVIVGSLRALWPWQTEERGLLAPGGNVLSVVLLLVLGVAIVTAMVVLEQRRLRRAAVDVTQEESPQLPTHH
- a CDS encoding 3' terminal RNA ribose 2'-O-methyltransferase Hen1 yields the protein MLMTVTTTHRPATDLGYLLVKHPDRMQSFDVPTGTAHVFYPEATEQRCTAALLLDVDPARLAAGGPRRGRRTAAMPESFTLGQYVNDRPYAASSLLAAALAKVFRSALRGESRDRPELPGTALPLTIRVPVLRCRGGAALAERLFSPLGWTVTARPIPLDERYPQWGDSRYVDLTLTGTLRVADALNHLYVLLPVLDDAKHYWIAPDELDKLIRAGEGWLAGHPERRLITRRYLAHRRVLARRAEDRLAEARAAELRLADAGPGADADPGADEDAGLPAAVRPRPLAATRRAAVLTALAEAGATRVLDLGCGGGALLTELLAQPRFTEIVGTDVSARALELAARRLRLDRLPARQQQRVRLWQSALTYRDDRLRGYDAAVLMEVVEHLDPPRLPALAEAVFGHARPATVLVTTPNVEYNVRYEGLAAGALRHPDHRFEWTRAEFADWAGRVAAAYGYRVGFRPVGQVDPDVGPPTQLAVFTRDDAGPDSTGPNGAGAGGAR
- a CDS encoding phage holin family protein, which translates into the protein MGFLIRLAVNAVALWITTLIVPGIDVTGDTATNNALTLVIVALIFGLVNAVLKPVIKVVGCVFYLLTLGLFALVVNALLFLLTDWLAQQLDLPFAIDGFWPAFWGAIVMAVVGWLISLVIPDKYDRR
- the fbaA gene encoding class II fructose-bisphosphate aldolase, which gives rise to MPIASPEVYAEMLDRAKAGAFAYPAINVTSSQTLNAALQGFAEAESDGIIQVSTGGAEYLSGPTIKDMVSGSLAFAAFAEEVAKKYPVNIALHTDHCPKGKLDGFVRPLLAASKERVAAGGAPLFQSHMWDGSAVPLKENLEIATELLAEAAAAKVVLEIEVGVVGGEEDGVVGAIDEKLYTTVEDGLAMVEALGLGEKGRYMAALTFGNVHGVYKPGNVKLRPEILKEIQDAVGAKYGKEKPLSLVFHGGSGSLLEEIRAALDYGVVKMNIDTDTQYAFTRPVVTHMFTKYDGVLKIDGEVGDKKSYDPRAWGKAAEAGMAKRVVDACEHLRSTGTTLAK
- a CDS encoding MerR family transcriptional regulator — its product is MRLLTIGAFARAAGLTVKALRIYADTGLLRPAAVDPESGYRYYRPEQLELARLMARLRRGGMPLRRVRQVCAHWPDDPVAVAGEIARWWSATQAETAAREQLVTSLVAELQTRRTTMTDRPAGFGLRSAVRTDIGRVRTSNEDRAYAGRRLLAVADGAAGPGGAQASSAVIKALAQLDTGPSDAPGTVLADAPGTALADAYRAADDAIRQVGAGTGASPVSTVTALLQVGDRFELVHVGDTRAYRWRGGALTRLTRDDSYVQALVDAGRLDPALALAHRRRALLTQALDGTGTAKPAYAAHRIVAYDRYLLCSDGVWAVVPDDDLAAAVAAGLDPAETVRTVIDLAYQAGAPDNVACVVADVVP